In the genome of Ignavibacteriales bacterium, one region contains:
- a CDS encoding UDP-N-acetylmuramoyl-tripeptide--D-alanyl-D-alanine ligase: MKKIVLSLKDMFDLPTARIYNPDDYDPVEAVSIDTRKINKKSLFIAIKGNKFDGHNFINEAIKKGASAVMITENRAKDFMNLELPMISVQDTTIALGDVARIWRSKLKARIVSLTGSAGKTTTKELLEAMLSQKYRTVKTEANNNNHIGVPLTLLKANHNHEVVILEHGTNHFGEIEYTAAIAQPDYGMITNIGHSHIEFFRNKEGVLKEKAALLKITNNKGGKIFINTDDPLLKKEGRSYKSKRTFGFENNPDIKGNILGYNSTGCPITELVFGNKSFIYELPLAGKQGAKNFLSAAAIALELGITPKQISIALKKFKNVDKRLAIKKYNSTVLIDDTYNANPESMNHSIELLSLMDKQKTKIAVLGDMFELGKDGVKLHTKLADTLISNNIDAVYTTGTLMKNVHSQLKGKQLTERHFPNRNKLAMFLSGLDLHETVILFKGSRGMKMEEFVKVIEERFTR, from the coding sequence ATGAAAAAAATTGTTCTTTCACTTAAGGATATGTTCGATTTGCCGACAGCAAGGATATACAACCCGGATGATTATGACCCGGTTGAGGCTGTATCAATCGATACAAGAAAGATTAATAAGAAGAGTCTCTTTATTGCAATAAAGGGAAATAAATTTGATGGACATAATTTTATTAACGAAGCAATTAAAAAAGGTGCATCAGCAGTTATGATAACAGAAAACAGAGCAAAAGACTTTATGAATCTTGAACTGCCGATGATTTCAGTTCAGGATACAACAATTGCACTTGGCGATGTAGCCAGAATCTGGCGTTCGAAACTTAAAGCCAGGATCGTTTCACTTACCGGAAGTGCCGGTAAAACCACAACTAAAGAACTGCTTGAAGCAATGTTAAGTCAGAAGTACAGAACCGTAAAGACAGAAGCCAACAATAATAATCATATCGGTGTACCGCTGACTTTATTAAAAGCGAATCATAATCATGAAGTGGTGATACTCGAACACGGAACAAATCACTTCGGCGAGATTGAATATACAGCAGCAATTGCACAACCTGATTATGGTATGATAACAAATATTGGTCACTCACATATCGAATTTTTCAGAAACAAAGAAGGTGTTCTTAAAGAAAAAGCTGCGCTGTTGAAAATCACAAATAACAAAGGCGGTAAAATCTTTATTAATACCGATGATCCGCTTTTAAAAAAGGAAGGCAGAAGTTATAAATCAAAAAGAACTTTTGGATTCGAGAATAACCCTGATATAAAAGGAAATATTTTGGGATATAACAGCACCGGATGTCCAATAACAGAATTAGTTTTCGGAAATAAGTCGTTCATATATGAACTGCCTTTAGCCGGAAAACAGGGAGCCAAAAATTTTCTTTCTGCCGCGGCTATAGCGCTTGAGCTTGGTATAACACCAAAACAAATTTCAATCGCACTGAAGAAATTTAAAAACGTTGATAAGAGATTAGCGATTAAAAAATATAATAGTACTGTTTTAATCGACGATACATATAATGCAAACCCTGAATCGATGAATCATTCAATTGAACTTCTTTCATTGATGGATAAACAGAAGACAAAAATTGCGGTACTCGGAGATATGTTTGAACTCGGCAAAGATGGTGTTAAGCTTCATACAAAGCTTGCTGATACTCTTATCTCTAATAATATAGATGCTGTCTATACAACCGGTACTTTGATGAAGAATGTTCATTCACAACTGAAAGGTAAGCAGTTAACTGAAAGACATTTTCCGAACAGAAATAAACTAGCAATGTTTCTTAGTGGACTGGATCTTCATGAAACAGTCATCCTGTTCAAGGGATCGCGCGGTATGAAGATGGAAGAATTCGTAAAAGTTATTGAGGAAAGATTCACCAGATAA